A portion of the Bactrocera neohumeralis isolate Rockhampton chromosome 2, APGP_CSIRO_Bneo_wtdbg2-racon-allhic-juicebox.fasta_v2, whole genome shotgun sequence genome contains these proteins:
- the LOC126751580 gene encoding fructose-bisphosphate aldolase isoform X1 — protein sequence MTTYFNYPSKELQEELSRIARAIVAPGKGILAADESVSTMGKRLQDIGVENTDEHRRLYRQLLFSTDPKVAENISGVILFHETLYQKADDGTPFVELLKKRGIIPGIKVDKGVVPLFGSEDECTTQGLDDLAARCAQYKKDGCDFAKWRCVLKIGKNTPSYQSILENANVLARYASICQSQRIVPIVEPEVLPDGDHDLDRAQKVTETVLAAVYKALNDHHVYLEGTLLKPNMVTAGQSCAKKYTPDQVALATVEALRRTVPAAVPGITFLSGGQSEEEASVHLNAINNVPLLKPWALTFSYGRALQASVLRAWAGKKDNVTAGQNELLKRAKANGESAVGKYVAGSVVGAGADAALFIANHAY from the exons ATGACCACCTACTTCAACTACCCATCCAAGGAATTGCAAGAGGAGCTTAGCCGCATTGCGCGCGCTATTGTCGCTCCCGGCAAGGGTATTCTCGCTGCTGATGAGTCCGTCTCCACCATGGGCAAGCGTCTGCAAGACATTGGTGTTGAAAATACCGATGAACACCGTCGCTTATACCGTCAGCTGTTGTTCTCCACCGACCCCAAAGTCGCTGAGAACATTTCTGGTGTGATTTTGTTCCACGAAACCTTGTACCAGAAGGCTGATGATGGCACCCCATTCGTTGAGCTGTTGAAGAAGCGCGGCATCATCCCCGGCATTAAGGTCGATAAGGGTGTTGTGCCATTGTTCGGCTCCGAAGACGAGTGCACCACTCAGG GTTTGGATGATTTGGCTGCCCGTTGCGCCCAATACAAGAAGGACGGTTGCGACTTCGCCAAGTGGCGTTGCGTCTTGAAGATCGGCAAGAACACCCCATCCTACCAATCCATCTTGGAGAACGCCAACGTTTTGGCTCGTTATGCCTCCATCTGCCAATCGCAGCGCATTGTACCAATTGTTGAACCTGAAGTATTGCCCGATGGTGATCACGATTTGGATCGCGCACAAAAGGTTACCGAAACTGTATTGGCTGCCGTATACAAGGCATTGAACGACCATCATGTCTACTTGGAGGGTACTTTGTTGAAGCCCAACATGGTGACAGCCGGTCAATCGTGCGCCAAGAAATACACACCCGATCAAGTTGCGCTCGCCACCGTCGAAGCTCTGCGCAGAACTGTACCAGCTGCTGTTCCCG gcATCACCTTCTTGTCTGGTGGTCAATCTGAGGAAGAGGCTTCCGTGCACTTGAACGCCATCAACAACGTGCCATTGTTGAAACCATGGGCTCTGACCTTCTCGTACGGTCGTGCCTTGCAGGCTTCCGTTTTGCGCGCATGGGCCGGCAAGAAGGACAATGTTACCGCTGGTCAAAATGAGCTCTTGAAACGCGCGAAG GCTAACGGTGAATCCGCTGTAGGCAAATACGTTGCCGGCAGTGTGGTCGGCGCTGGTGCTGATGCCGCACTCTTCATTGCCAACCATGCTtactaa
- the LOC126751580 gene encoding fructose-bisphosphate aldolase isoform X2, which produces MTTYFNYPSKELQEELSRIARAIVAPGKGILAADESVSTMGKRLQDIGVENTDEHRRLYRQLLFSTDPKVAENISGVILFHETLYQKADDGTPFVELLKKRGIIPGIKVDKGVVPLFGSEDECTTQGLDDLAARCAQYKKDGCDFAKWRCVLKIGKNTPSYQSILENANVLARYASICQSQRIVPIVEPEVLPDGDHDLDRAQKVTETVLAAVYKALNDHHVYLEGTLLKPNMVTAGQSCAKKYTPDQVALATVEALRRTVPAAVPGITFLSGGQSEEEASVHLNAINNVPLLKPWALTFSYGRALQASVLRAWAGKKDNVTAGQNELLKRAKANGLACQGIYEAGSIPSFAANASLFVASHKY; this is translated from the exons ATGACCACCTACTTCAACTACCCATCCAAGGAATTGCAAGAGGAGCTTAGCCGCATTGCGCGCGCTATTGTCGCTCCCGGCAAGGGTATTCTCGCTGCTGATGAGTCCGTCTCCACCATGGGCAAGCGTCTGCAAGACATTGGTGTTGAAAATACCGATGAACACCGTCGCTTATACCGTCAGCTGTTGTTCTCCACCGACCCCAAAGTCGCTGAGAACATTTCTGGTGTGATTTTGTTCCACGAAACCTTGTACCAGAAGGCTGATGATGGCACCCCATTCGTTGAGCTGTTGAAGAAGCGCGGCATCATCCCCGGCATTAAGGTCGATAAGGGTGTTGTGCCATTGTTCGGCTCCGAAGACGAGTGCACCACTCAGG GTTTGGATGATTTGGCTGCCCGTTGCGCCCAATACAAGAAGGACGGTTGCGACTTCGCCAAGTGGCGTTGCGTCTTGAAGATCGGCAAGAACACCCCATCCTACCAATCCATCTTGGAGAACGCCAACGTTTTGGCTCGTTATGCCTCCATCTGCCAATCGCAGCGCATTGTACCAATTGTTGAACCTGAAGTATTGCCCGATGGTGATCACGATTTGGATCGCGCACAAAAGGTTACCGAAACTGTATTGGCTGCCGTATACAAGGCATTGAACGACCATCATGTCTACTTGGAGGGTACTTTGTTGAAGCCCAACATGGTGACAGCCGGTCAATCGTGCGCCAAGAAATACACACCCGATCAAGTTGCGCTCGCCACCGTCGAAGCTCTGCGCAGAACTGTACCAGCTGCTGTTCCCG gcATCACCTTCTTGTCTGGTGGTCAATCTGAGGAAGAGGCTTCCGTGCACTTGAACGCCATCAACAACGTGCCATTGTTGAAACCATGGGCTCTGACCTTCTCGTACGGTCGTGCCTTGCAGGCTTCCGTTTTGCGCGCATGGGCCGGCAAGAAGGACAATGTTACCGCTGGTCAAAATGAGCTCTTGAAACGCGCGAAG GCTAACGGACTCGCCTGCCAAGGCATCTACGAGGCTGGCTCGATACCCTCCTTTGCGGCCAACGCCAGCTTATTCGTCGCCTCGCACAAATACTAA